The following nucleotide sequence is from Deltaproteobacteria bacterium.
CCGACGTGATGGAACCTTTGGTTGTGGAGGTAATACGTTCTTGAAGTTCACCGAGGTCCGTTCCCAGGGTCGGTTGGTACCCCACAGCGGAAGGCATGCGGCCCAGGGTTGCAGAAACCTCGGAACCCGCCTGGGTGAATCGGAAGATGTTGTCAACAAAAAGAAGAACGTCCTGTCCCTGCTCGTCACGGAAATACTCGGCTGCGGTAAGGGCCGAAATAGCGACTCGGGCTCGAGCTCCGGGGGGTTCCGTCATCTGGCCGTAAATCAGGGCCGCTCTGGGGAGAACTCCGGAGTCCTTCATTTCGTGGTACAGGTCGTTGCCTTCACGGGTCCGCTCGCCAACGCCCGCAAACACGGAAATACCACCGTGTTGCATGGCGATGTTATGGATCATTTCCATCATGACCACGGTCTTTCCGACACCAGCGCCGCCAAACATCCCCATCTTGCCGCCGCGTGGGAACGGGACCAAGAGATCGATGACTTTGACGCCTGTTTCGAGGACATTGACGGATGTGTCCTGATCCACGAAGGAAGGCGCTGGTCTGTGGATGGGGTAATAGGTCTTGGCCTTCACAGGCCCAAGGCCGTCCACGGGCCTTCCGACGACGTTCAAAACACGTCCCAGGGTTTCCTCGCCTACAGGCATCTGGATCGGGTTTTCCGTGTCTTTTGTTTTCATGCCCCGCACGAGACCGTCGGTCACGTCCATGGCTATTGTGCGCACCATGTTGTCGCCTAGGTGCTGCGCTACTTCTAAAACCAGGTTGTCTACTTCATCGTTGATGGCCGGATTGGAAACGAGCAGAGCCGTGAGGATGTTGGGTAATTTCCCTTCCTCGAATTGAACGTCTACCACCGGTCCGATAACCTGGGAGATTGTTCCGATATTCATGGCGGTTGAAACCTCCTGTCTGATTAACCTTTCAATGCCTCCGCACCACCGACAATGTCCATGAGTTCAGTAGTAATGGATGCTTGGCGTGCTTTGTTGTATACGAGAGTCAATCTGTCAAGCATGTCTTTGCAGTTCGATTGAGCATTGTCCATGGCGGTCATTCGAGCTGCATGTTCGGCGGCAACCGCCTCCAGCAACACGCTCATGATTTGCACATTCATATTTTTCGGCAGCAGCTCGATGAGGAGTTGCTCCGCCGAAGGCTCACACAGATATTCCACTAACCGGGGTGGTTCCTCGCCGGGCGCGCAGGCCAGGGGGGCCATTGGGGCCAGCCTTCTGAGCCTTGGTCTCTGAACGCCGACGTTGATGAACTCGGCATGGAGAACATAGATTTCGTCGAGTTCTTCGACAAGATACCCGTCGATACTCTTCTGGGCGATCTCTTGTGCGACGGTGTAGTCGTAACTTCCATAATAATCCGTGTAGGTGGCCCGGAAACCGACTTTCCGTCGTCTGAAAAAGTCCCGACCCTTGCGGCCAATGACCGTGAGTAGCGGGGTTCGCCCGTCGGCCTGTTGTTGCCGCATCCACTTCTGAGCGAAGTTGATCAGGTTGGTGTTGTAACTTCCACATAGACCGCGATCGGATGTAACCAGAATGAGTTCTACGTTCTTGATCTCTTCTCTGGATACCAGCAATGGATGAATATCCGGATCGCACCTCAGGGACAAGCCTTCGAGGACCTCGGACATCTTATCGGCGTACGGTTTGAATTGCTCCATTTTGGTCTGGGCCCCGCGAAGCTTGGCAGCGGAGACCATGTTCATCGCCTTGGTAATCTGCTTCGTCTTTTTGACGGCAGATATTTTTCGTTTGACGTCTCTGAGTGATGGCATGAGCGTTCCCTGTTACGCCGCAGGTTGGAAGATTTGGTCAAACTCGCCAATGACCTTTTTGAGCTTGCTATCCAGGTCATCGCTGATGACTTTCTTTTGAGCAATCTCGGTCAACACATCCGCGTACTTGCTCTCGACGAACTCGAACAGCTGTGTCTCAAATGCCTGCACCGCGTTGAGCGGATATTTGTCCAAGTATCCTCGAGTGCCGGCATACAGTATAAGGACCTGCTTTTCCGCCGGCATGGGCTGATATTGAGGCTGTTTAAGCAGTTCCACGAGACGCATTCCTCGGTTCAGCTGGGATTGGGTCGCCTTGTCGAGCTCGCTTCCGAACTGGGCGAACGCTTCGAGTTCACGGAATTGGGCAAGATCGAGACGGAGAGAACCAGCGACCTGTTTCATGGCTTTGGTCTGGGCGCTGCCGCCCACCCGGCTGACACTCAGGCCGACGTTGATGGCGGGGCGGACGCCGGAGAAGAAAAGACTCGGCTCCAGGTATACCTGACCGTCGGTGATCGAGATCACGTTCGTAGGAATGTAAGCCGAAACGTCACCCGCTTGCGTCTCGATGATCGGGAGCGCCGTCAGGGATCCGCCTCCTAACTCGTCGTTCAATTTGGCCGCACGTTCCAGTAGACGGGAGTGGTTATAAAAGATGTCACCGGGGAAGGCCTCGCGACCGGGCGGGCGCCTGAGCAGAAGAGAAACCTGCCTGTAAGCCACCGCCTGCTTGCTGAGGTCGTCATAAATGATAAGCGCGTGCTCGCCTCTATCTCTATAGTATTCGCCCATGGCGCATCCCGCGTAAGGGGCGACGTACTGCATCGTGGCCGGATCGGAAGCGGTCGCGCAAACTACGGTCGTGTATTCCATGGCGCCATTCCGACGAAAAACCTCCACGACTTGCGCCACGGTGGACTTCTTTTGCCCGACCGCAACGTAGATGCACTTTACGTTCTGTCCTTTCTGGTTCAGGATGGCATCCACACAGATGGCGGTCTTTCCGATCTGACGGTCGCCGATAATGAGTTCCCGCTGTCCCCGTCCGATGGGCGTCATGGCGTCGATGGCCTTGAGACCGGTGAACATGGGCTCTCTAACACTTTGACGTGCAATAACGCCCGGGGCCACTTTTTCCACGCGACGATACTCGGTGGCTTCTACGGGACCTTTGCCGTCTATGGGGGCGCCAACGGCGTCCAGCACCCGTCCAAGTACGGGCTCGCCCACGGGAACCTCGGCGATTCGACCCGTACGTTTGACCATATCTCCTTCTTTGATGTGGGTAACTTCACCGAGAATGGCCACACCCACGCTGTCTTCCTCGAGGTTGAGCGCAAGACCCAAGATGCCGCCGGGGAATTCCAAAAGCTCCATGGCCATGCAGTTCTCGACGCCGTATACCTTGGCGACGCCGTCCCCGACGCTCAACACAGTGCCCGTCTCGGATACATCTACGGCTTTCGTGTATCGCTCGATCTGCTCTTTAATTACCTGACTGATTTCATCTGCTTTTATTTCCATAGAGCCTATTCACCCCTCTTCAAAGATTCTTTGATACTCAGTAACTGAGTTCGAACGCTTCCGTCAAAATTCAGATCACCCACTCGTGTAACAATTCCGCCGATGAGAGAAGGATCCACTTCCAGTTTCAGCCGAATTTGCTTGTTGGTGATTTTAGCTATGGCGTCCTGAACTTGTTTGACAACCTCGCCGGATAGATCCGTTGCGGAGATGATAGTCGCCGTGCTGATCCCCTGGAGTTCATCGGTCAGCTTACGGTAGAATTCGTTGATTTCCCCCGTAAAGCGTACGCGGTTCTTTTCCAACAAGAGTTTCAAAAAGTTGCTCGAAATAGGCGTATAGCCCGCTTTTTCGAGAACGAATTCGAGAACTTTCTTGCGGTTATGAAGGTTGTAAAGAGGATTGGTCAGGGAATCAACAACCTGCTTGTTCTCCTTCAAGAAGGTGGCGAAGTCGTTGAGTTCTTCCCCGTACTTGAGATAGTGGCCATCTTCCTTGCCGATGGCCAGCAAGGCCCTGGCATAACGTCTTGCTATAGCTTTGCTGCTCACGCCGTTTCCACCACCTTTGCAATGTATTCGTCGACGAGTCGTTTCTCATCGTCTTTGTTCATGTTTTTCCGGATAATATCTTCAGCCATGGCCGTGGCGAGATCCGCAACTTCGGCTTGAAGTTCCATTTTAGCCTTCTTGATTTCCTGCTGAATGGCCCAACGCGCTTGTTCTTCAATTCGCCGGCCGGTCAGTTTGGCCTGTTCGATGATCTTTGCTTTTTCAGCCTCGCCCTCTTTCACGTATTCAGCGATGACGACTTCGCGCTGCTTTTCGATTTCCTGGACCTTTTTCTTGAAATCGACCAGCATGGCCTCGCCTTCCGTTCTCTTCTTCTCCAACTCATCCAACTCGCGCTTTATGGTCGCACGCCGATCAGAGAGAAACCTGGGAAGCGGTTTCCTGAGGAGGAAAAAAAGGACGAAAAAGACGACACCAAAGCATACGGTGCGGTACAGGAGGTCCCATAGCTTCTCAGAGGAAGCGCCGTGCGACGCAGCTTCGCCCACTGCATGCTCACCGGCCGGATCGGACGCTAAAACCAGGGTGGCCAGCGAGCACAGAAAAAAGACCGCTAGCAAAGCAGCGGCGTATTTACCAGAGGATCTACTGAATGCATTCATCCGATTTGTCTCCCGAGAATCTTGGTGACGAGCTCCCGCGCGAAAAAATGGATCTGGGATTGGAGCGTTTTTCGGGCGGCCGTGATATCGGCGGCAATATGAGCTTTGACGTCGGATATTTTGGCTTCCATCTGAGCGTTGATTTCATCCAGGAGACGTTCCTGTTCCTTGTGACCTTCCTGTTTCAGAGCCTCCTTCTCTTCAAATCCCTTCTTTCGGGCGAGATTGGTCAGATCGGCGATTTCATTCTTCTGCTCTTCGATCTGTTGCCCCAGGCGTTTGATGTCCAGGAGAAACCCGTCAACGCGCTGTTTCCTCTCCGCGAGGATACGGCGGATGGGACGATAGAGAATAATGTTCAGAATCCAAAGAAGGAAGAGGAAGTTGACCATCTGGAGCAACAGCGACTTATCAATATCAACCATCTAGAGGCCACTCCTTTTGAGAATGTGAAAAGAAGAACGTTCTCAAACAATGTGGATTTCGTAACTCATTTTGGAGGCATTGTCAAAGATTTTTTTCGCCGGTGCCCCCGCTTTCCAAAAAAGCGAAACAAACACAGCTCATTATTTAAAGAGAAATCGACGCATGCTGATATTCATGAGCAGCCCCAACGCGAAGAGGGTGGTGACCGCGTTGGAACCGCCATAGGAGATCAATGGCAGGGGGATTCCGACCACCGGCATTATCCCGGTCACCATTCCGATATTGATCACCATGGGCCAAAATATCATGGCAACGATCCCCACGGTGAGTAAGGCTCCAAACGTGTCTTTAGATCGTCTCCCAACCCTCAATCCCCAGGCAATCAGGGCCAGGTACAACAGGATCACGAGGACCGATCCCAGAAACCCCCACTCTTCCGCCAATACGGAAAACGCAAAGTCCGTATGATGCTCAGGGAGGAAGTTCAGATTACTCTGTGTGCTGGAGAGGAATCCCTTGCCCGCCATGCGGCCGGAGCCCACGGCTATTTTAGACTGAGTTACGTGATACCCAGCCCCGAGCGGGTCCCAGTCCGGGTTGAAAAAGGTCAATATTCTACTCTTCTGGTACTGCTTGAGCATTTTCCATACGAAAGGTAAGGAGGTCAGCAGAATTCCCGCGAATGCGGCAACCACTTGCCAGCGAACGCGTATGAACAACACGATGGAGCCTCCTACGAAAAAAAACATAATGGCCGTACCCAAATCCGGCTCCTTCAGAATGAGCAGGGCGGGGGCCCCCATCACACAAACCGGCAAGATAAGATCCCGGAAGCCCAGACTCTCATGCAGGTCCTTTCGGTAGAAGATACGAGCCAATACTATGATCAATGTCAGTTTGGCCAGTTCCGAGGGCTGGACTGTCATGGGACCCAGGACCAACCAGCGTTTGGATCCTGATACCGTAGGTCCGATGACCAGGGTAGCTGCGAGAAGAAGTAAAGTGACCCCGTAAAGCGGCAGTGCAAACTGTTCAAGTGTGTGATAATTGAACAATAAACTTAGAAATACAATGGCAAACCCAATAGTAAACCACATAAGTTGTTTATAGAATATGGTCTTTCCCATGGATAAGACTGTTGTACTATACAGGTTGGCAAGGCCTACCACACACAGCACCACCATCATAACAAGCAATACCCAGTCGAAATGTTTGACCAGCCTTCGGTCGAACATAACGTATCCCTCACTCTATAAAGCGTGTATCCGCTCCGGCGAAATGTTCTTGTCTGTCCTCCGGGCCGTATATCCGGAGCCAAGTTTCCAAAATATGCTTTGCGATGGGCGCCGCGACGGCGCCGGCGTGTCCGCCGTGCTCCACCAGGACGGACAGGGCGATCCTGGGGTTCTCCACGGGCGCAAAGCATACGAACCAGGCGTGATCCCTGAATTCATATGGTACGTCCTCGGTCTTCATCCGGCGTTTGGGATCTTTGAGAGCGACGATCTGAACAGTCCCGGTCTTACCGGCCACGGACAGATTCTCCACCGATGCTTTCTTCCCCGTACCTGATGGATCGCTGACCACTTGCTCCAGGATTTTTCGAAGCAAGTCCATGTGAGCGGCATTGACCGAGGTGACCTTGCGGATTGCGGGCTCGAAAGAACTCACCAATCGGCCCTGCGCGGTTTCAATGCGTCGAATCAAGGCAGGGACCGGAACGCTTCCCCCATTGGCCACGGTTGAAATGAGTATGGCCGACTGGAGCGGTGTCACCAGATTAAAGCTCTGCCCTATGGCTGCGGACAGTGTTTCCCCTTTTTGCCAGGGTATGCCGAATCGTTTCAATTTCCATCCGCTGGTCGGAATCAATCCTTCGCGTTCAGGTTCGATGACGATCCCCGTTTTTTCCGAAAGACCGAACTCCTTTGCGTAGCGGGCGATGACGTCGACTCCGAGGCGTTGGCCGACTTGGTAGAAAAAGATGTCGCACGATTCGGTGATCGCCCTTTTAAGATCCACACGGCCGTGCCCCCAAGTCTTCCAGCAGTGGTACTCGCGGTTTCCCAGCTTGTAGGAGCCGTGACAATCCAGCAAGGTGTTGGGTGTAATGACTCCCTCAGACAGGGCTGCCAATGCGGTCACAATCTTATAGATGGATCCGGGTGAATATTGCCCTTGCATCGCGCGGTTCTGGAGCGGATTGAATCTATTGTCCCTGATGGCCTTCCATGTCTCGGTCGAGATACCCTGAACAAATATGTTCTGATCGAAACCGGGACTGGAAGCCATCCCCAATACCTCTCCCGTCACAGGGTCCATCGCTACGACGGCGCCGACTTTGTCTTGCAGTTGCTCTTCGATGGCGCGATGACGATCCATGTCGAGGGACAGGTACACATTGTCGCCCGGTAACGCATCGACTTGAGTGAGTGCAGTCGTCTCCCTGCCCGCTGCGTCCACTTCGATATGCCGGCCTCCTTTACGGCCGCGCAAGTAAGTCTCCGCTGCTTTCTCGATGCCGCTCTTACCGATGTACTCGCCCACGAAAGTGCCCGAAAAGCCGTCCTGATCCAGTTCGTCTTTGTTGATTTCACCCAGATACCCCAGCACATGTGACGCTAATCCGGGATATACATAGTCGCGTTTGGGCTCCGCCTGAATCACGAGGCCCGGGATCTCATAACGACGCGTTTCCGCCAAGGAGAGTTCCGCCCAGGAAACGTCGGACTTGAGGAGGATTCTGTTCGAATACGCTTCCCGCTTCCCAAGTTTCATCTGAGCCATGATTTCTTCTTGAGTAAAACCCAAGATTTCCGCCAACTCGTTGGCCAGTTTTACCTGATCCCTCACATAGTCCATGTCTACATACACACTGAACGACGGACGGTTGCTAACCAGTATGCGACCATGGCGATCCAGGATCAGGCCACGTAGCGGCATCAGATATCGCAATCGGATCCGGTTATGTATGGACAGGTCGTAATAGGTCTCGCCTTCAAGGATCTGAAGGTAGAACAACCGTAGCACAAGAATGATGACGAGTATGAAGGCCACTACGGCGAGGTTCTTGAACCGGCCCTCAAAATCCGTAACATCGGGTAAATCCAATGGACCGATAGAACGATTCATCCTTGACCACGCTGATCACTGATAAGCGATTCCACCCAGGTCTCGGAACGGTCAAAAAGCAAGAAAAGTAAAGGGCTTGCGGCGGCCGTCAAGACACTGTTCCTGAACGTGCGCGCTTCAGGAACGAAAACGGGATCGTAGGGAAACGAGACCAATCCGGGAATAAGCACCCTGAAGGAAATATCCAGAATAAAAACAGCTACTATGCGGTACAACCAAAATCGGAGGTCCATTTTTTTCCCTCCGAAATAGGCCAATGCGAAAAGAGCGCAATAAAGTAATAGAAAAGCACCAGGGGCCGCTCCGGAGAACGAATCCATTAACATCGCCGAGAATAGAACCGTTGGCGCCGCTACCAGCAGGGAATGGCACAACCCGAGGTATATTAAAAGGATGACGCCGGCGTCGCACGTTCTGAAAGCCGTCGAGATTCCCAGACCGGAAGACTGGATTACGAAAAGAACGACCGCCCAGACAAGAAAAAGAATGGCATTAGCTGTCCGCATCTTGATCTTCTTCCGGTCCCTCCGGAACCAAAGGCTGATTCCGTTGCAGTATTACCATCACCTGTTCGAGTGTGGAAAAGTTCACGGCAGGCTTTACCGTAATGCGCTGAAACAGGTCTCCGGGTCTGTGTTCCACACTCACTACGGTTCCGAGCAGCAGGCCCTTGGGAAAGACACCGCTCAAACCGGAAGCTATCACGGATTCTCCTTTTCCGGTTTGAATGGATGGCGAAACGTATCTCAAGCTGCAGAGCTCGTCGCCTCTTCCCGACAGAATTCCTCTGGCGCGGCTGTTCTGTAGAATAGCGCTCACTGCACTATTTCGATCCAAAATCAGCAGCACTTTTGAGTAGTGAGCCGAGGCGCCTGTAATCCGGCCCACGACCCCGCTGGACGCAACGACCGCCATGTCTTTCCTTACTCCCTGATTGGAGCCTTTGTCGATGATGACGGTTTCAAACCATTCGGACGGGTCTCGGGCCACGACTTGCGCCGGGATCATCGGCGTGGGCACGTCCGTCTTGAATTCCAGGAGACTTCGCAGCCTCTGATTTTCCAGGCGCTCTTCCTTGTACTGGTTCAGTTCCCAGCGAAGTTCCTCCAATTGTTTCCTCAAAATCCCGCTCTGGTGTTTGGTGTGCACTAGATCAACATAAGATTCCCAGATGGACATCAAAAAGGCGGTGGCGGCGTCAAATCCTTTCGCCAAGGGTGCGATCGCTTCCAGGGTCGCGGACTGGACGAAGCCGAAGTTGGCTCCTCCTCTCTCGGACGAGATGAAGCTTCCCAAGACAATCATGACCAGGAACAAAATGGATGTAATTAACAGCGCGCGTTTCACCATCCAGCTCGGGGCTGTAAGTGGATAACAAAGAGAGGCCGGTTTTTTTAACAGGCTTCACGCTTGAAATGATGGCATGCAAAACGAGATAATTCAAGTAAATCACTACCGAATCGTTCAGTGTCGCGCCGAACATCATGAGGTCCGCGAAACGGCGCCACTCTAACCCTCGGCCGGCCATCACCAGGGCGATCGAAGAGTATTCCGGAGGGAACGGCTGTTAGGGGTATGCTGCTAGAAAAAAACAGCTTGGTGAAGAATCCTTCATTTAAATAAATCTGAGCGGTCTGCTATTCGATGAGGACTTCTTTCAATGTCTTTATTTCGTCCAGAGCCTTGCCTGAACCAAGCACCACAGTGGAAAGCGGATCCTCCGTCACGTTAATCGGAAGCTTCGTTTCCTCTCGCAGCAGCTTTTCGAGGTTTTTCAACAGAGCTCCTCCACCGGTGAGTGTAATGCCTCCATCCACAATGTCGGCCGCCAACTCGGGAGGTGTCTGCTCGAGGGCGATCTTGAGCGTATCTACGATGGTTTGTATTTGTTCGGATATGGCCTTACGTACCTCGTCCGAATCAATGGTCAGAGTCTTCGGAATTCCCGAAACGAGATCGCGACCCTTTATTTCCATTGTTTCTACTTTTTCATCCGGATACGAGTTACCGATGGTGATCTTGATGGCCTCGGCCGATCGTTCACCGATGAGCAGATTATAGTTTCTCTTGATGTACTGGAGGATGGCCTCGTCCATCTTGTCTCCCCCAACACGAACCGATTTCGAGTACACGATACCGGCGAGGCTGATGACCGCCACCTCGGTGGTCCCGCCGCCGATGTCCACGACCATATTGGCCGTGGGTTCCGTGACCGGAAGACCTGCGCCGATGGCGGCCGCCATGGGTTCCTCGATCAAATACACCTCCCGAGCACCGGCGGATTCGGCGGATTCTCGCACAGCCCTTTTTTCCACCTGAGTAATGCCCGAAGGAACGGCTATTATTATACGAGGCCGGATCAGAGTTCGACGATTATGAACTTTGCGTATGAAATGCCGCAGCATCGCCTCGGTCACTTCAAAATCGGCGATTACACCATCCTTCATCGGACGAACGGCGACGATGTTTGCCGGAGTCCTTCCCAGCATCTTTTTCGCTTCGGTTCCAACGGCCAGCACCTTCCCATAACCCCGCGCGTCTTTCCGCACTGCAACCACCGACGGTTCCCTAAGGACGATCCCTTTGCCTTTGGCGTATACCAGTGTATTCGCCGTTCCCAAGTCGATGGCAAGATCGTTCGAAAAAAAGCCCAAAACGAGGTCTAGAATCATGTACACTCCTTTCCGATCTCCCGGCTTGGAGCCACCTAACGTCAGGAAACGGGGGCACTCATTTCCGCCGGGCGTGAACGGGGTAACCGGTTGCAAGATATAGTGCAATCTCTTCGGATTTCAACCCAAAAATCTTTGTCTTTCATTCTCTTCCGGCTTTTGTCTTCTCGGAGTTTGAACCGGGCGCCCGTTTTAAAATGTTCCAAACGGACCAAGTCCCCATGGAAGCACTTACAGAAAATGATTGACGCAGCAGTGGCTCTCGTAAGAAAATACAGTACTTAGTGAAGGTCATAACGTAAGAACAGAAGCCTGAAACTTTCATCATCCAGGTGATACTCTCCTCTATCTTCTGGACTCGAACGTTCTGCCCTGCCGAGAGGAGGACTTTGCCGTGAATTGGGCTGCTCCTGTGAAATACGTTCTTATTGTGTTTCTGACGTTGGGGCCGTTTCAGTGTGGTTTCTTCGATGCCATCGTTGGCGCCGAGAATGACGAGACAAAGGAGGTTCTGAACCTGGCGGAAATCGAGGCGCTGGCCTTGAAACGATGTTCCGATCTGGCCAAGGCCCGGCTGCTGATCGAAGCGGCCGAACAAGATCTTGCCAAGTCCCAGGCGGCTTTCTTTCCTCAAGTCGATCTGCTGATGCTCACAGGTCCCGCATCCGATGCCGAGAAGCCCTTTGTGCAAGACGGAGAGATTGTCTCACGTACGTCGCGTACCGACTACTCATCCATAAACGTGTTCGCACGCATAGAACTCGCCGTAACGCAACCATTGTACACATTTGGAAAACTTTCTAATAGCAGAAAAGCGGCCGAGCAGTCTGTACGTGCGGAGGAGCTGCATTTAGAACAGCTCAGGAGAGAGATCCTTCGGGATGTCCGGATACGTTACTACGGACTGGCGTTGGCCCTCATGGGGCAAGCGGCCGTCGAGGAGGGAGATCGGTACCTGAGAGACCTTCGCGAGAAGGTCGATAGACTGATCGAACTCGGCGCCGCCAACGTGGAGTTGACGGACCGCTATCGCGTGGAATCCCAGTGGGGAGCCTTGGAGCAAAGCAAAGCGCGGGTGAGATCGGCTAGAAACAAAGCGCACCGTGCGCTTAAATCTTTAATGGAATACCCGGACGATCAGGATTTCGAGATCGAGGACCGCCAATTACCGGACTTGGAGACTGATCTGAAGCAAGAGTCGTTCTATAGCGAAACGGCGGTGGTCTCCCGGCCGGAAATCCTCCGGCTGGAAAAGGCCATTTTGGCAAAAGAGTATCAGTACGAGGCTCTCCAGTCGGATCGGTATCCGGACTTCTTTGCTGCGCTTCGGGGTGCGGTCGCCAGGGCTCCCGGGCGTGAAAGATTCAACGACGCCTATATCAGCGACGAGTTTAACGAGGAATACATTGGATTGGTGCTCGGAGGTGAATGGCACTTGGACTTCGGGCTGAGCCAGGCTGACATCGACCGCGCCAAAATCGAACAGTTGGCTCTCGAGCGCGAGAGGGATGTGGCTGAAAACGGAGTCGCCCTCCAGGCTGCTAACTACTACCAGGATGTGATTCGAGCAAGGGATGCGGCGTCCGCGTATCAGAGGTCGGCCAGGGTTTCCCGAAAGTGGGTCGTTACCGCTATTGCAGACTTTGATATGGGAGTAGGAGATCTTCGAGATGCCCTGGAAGCGCTCGATCAGTATGGAAAGAATCGTGGAGACTATTTATTGAATCTGTACGATTTCCATGTGGCCAAAGTGAATCTGTTGTATGCTTCCGGGATCTTGGAGGCAGATCAGGACTCGGCGAGCATCGGGAGAGGTAAGCCGATCGAACTCAACGGGAACTAGACAAGTATTCTTGTCGAATTTTGTTGCCAAGCAGCGGCCGGGACGGAAATAATTATACAGGAACGCATTGAAGTTTATGTTCTCATTCTACGAACGTTACCGCAACACACGATTGATACGAGCGCGTGGTGGAATGCGTGAAGTACTTCGCAAAAATAGGCATCTTCTGTTACAGGCTATCTGCCTTTGTTCGCTCGGGTCCTTGGCGGTCATGGCATACCCTGTTGAGAAGGGACCGACGGACCATGTGAGGAATCTCCTGGAAAGCATTTCGGACGTTCTCGAAGACCGGGTGGATCCTAAGGAAGAGGGCCAGAGCGGAAAGGCCGGAGCCATAAAGAATCTCATAGTGGCGAATTTTGACCAGGTCGAGATGGCTCGGGGCGCGCTGGGGGCGAAGTGGGATGAGCTTACGGATCAGAAACGTGACGAGTTCCTGAGTTTGTTCAAAGCGTTATTTCTTGAATCCTACACAAAATTGGTTTTGAATTTCCTAAGGCGTGAGGAACTGGAAATCACAGGCGAATCCGAGGTCGACGGCCGTAAGATGGTTCTCACCAGGATTCGCAGAAGGGACGATGTCATTCCGGTTTCTTACTACCTTCAAAAAGAAGACGAACGATGGCTGATCGTAGAAGTCGACATTGACGGTGTGGGAATTGTTCGCAACTATAACAGGTCCTTTGGCAACGTAATTCGCAAAGCGTCGTTCGACGATCTTATTGAGAGAATGCGAATTCAAGAACGCGCCCTGAAAAAGGGCTCTGAGTCGGACTGATCGAAAACGGCGCCGAGGACAGGCCTGTTCGAGAGAATGACTGGTTGTTTTCGATCCCTATAACAGAGTGGTACTTTGCCCGGCGGCGGGTCTTTACCCGAGGAGTACATAAGGGATCGAGCCTGCCGTGTCATGTGAACCGGTGCGTCAAGTCTATTTCAGGATTTATCGCTGGGAGAAGAGAATGCCAATCACGCAACATGAGCCGGAACTTCGGTTGCACGAACGGATAGAGAATGCCGTCGCCCGGACTCAGGATCATTTCTTCCGCGACCAGGACTCCGAAGGGTACTGGTGGTATCCTCTCGAATCCAATGAGACCATAACCGCCGAGTACTTGATGTTGTTGGCTTTTTTGGGTTTGAACGAACCCGAAAAAACGAGGCTGATCAGAAATCATATACTTGAAACCCAGAGGGCGGACGGAACTTGGAG
It contains:
- the rodA gene encoding rod shape-determining protein RodA, producing MFDRRLVKHFDWVLLVMMVVLCVVGLANLYSTTVLSMGKTIFYKQLMWFTIGFAIVFLSLLFNYHTLEQFALPLYGVTLLLLAATLVIGPTVSGSKRWLVLGPMTVQPSELAKLTLIIVLARIFYRKDLHESLGFRDLILPVCVMGAPALLILKEPDLGTAIMFFFVGGSIVLFIRVRWQVVAAFAGILLTSLPFVWKMLKQYQKSRILTFFNPDWDPLGAGYHVTQSKIAVGSGRMAGKGFLSSTQSNLNFLPEHHTDFAFSVLAEEWGFLGSVLVILLYLALIAWGLRVGRRSKDTFGALLTVGIVAMIFWPMVINIGMVTGIMPVVGIPLPLISYGGSNAVTTLFALGLLMNISMRRFLFK
- the mreC gene encoding rod shape-determining protein MreC gives rise to the protein MVKRALLITSILFLVMIVLGSFISSERGGANFGFVQSATLEAIAPLAKGFDAATAFLMSIWESYVDLVHTKHQSGILRKQLEELRWELNQYKEERLENQRLRSLLEFKTDVPTPMIPAQVVARDPSEWFETVIIDKGSNQGVRKDMAVVASSGVVGRITGASAHYSKVLLILDRNSAVSAILQNSRARGILSGRGDELCSLRYVSPSIQTGKGESVIASGLSGVFPKGLLLGTVVSVEHRPGDLFQRITVKPAVNFSTLEQVMVILQRNQPLVPEGPEEDQDADS
- a CDS encoding TolC family protein, producing MNWAAPVKYVLIVFLTLGPFQCGFFDAIVGAENDETKEVLNLAEIEALALKRCSDLAKARLLIEAAEQDLAKSQAAFFPQVDLLMLTGPASDAEKPFVQDGEIVSRTSRTDYSSINVFARIELAVTQPLYTFGKLSNSRKAAEQSVRAEELHLEQLRREILRDVRIRYYGLALALMGQAAVEEGDRYLRDLREKVDRLIELGAANVELTDRYRVESQWGALEQSKARVRSARNKAHRALKSLMEYPDDQDFEIEDRQLPDLETDLKQESFYSETAVVSRPEILRLEKAILAKEYQYEALQSDRYPDFFAALRGAVARAPGRERFNDAYISDEFNEEYIGLVLGGEWHLDFGLSQADIDRAKIEQLALERERDVAENGVALQAANYYQDVIRARDAASAYQRSARVSRKWVVTAIADFDMGVGDLRDALEALDQYGKNRGDYLLNLYDFHVAKVNLLYASGILEADQDSASIGRGKPIELNGN
- a CDS encoding rod shape-determining protein — encoded protein: MILDLVLGFFSNDLAIDLGTANTLVYAKGKGIVLREPSVVAVRKDARGYGKVLAVGTEAKKMLGRTPANIVAVRPMKDGVIADFEVTEAMLRHFIRKVHNRRTLIRPRIIIAVPSGITQVEKRAVRESAESAGAREVYLIEEPMAAAIGAGLPVTEPTANMVVDIGGGTTEVAVISLAGIVYSKSVRVGGDKMDEAILQYIKRNYNLLIGERSAEAIKITIGNSYPDEKVETMEIKGRDLVSGIPKTLTIDSDEVRKAISEQIQTIVDTLKIALEQTPPELAADIVDGGITLTGGGALLKNLEKLLREETKLPINVTEDPLSTVVLGSGKALDEIKTLKEVLIE
- the mrdA gene encoding penicillin-binding protein 2 translates to MNRSIGPLDLPDVTDFEGRFKNLAVVAFILVIILVLRLFYLQILEGETYYDLSIHNRIRLRYLMPLRGLILDRHGRILVSNRPSFSVYVDMDYVRDQVKLANELAEILGFTQEEIMAQMKLGKREAYSNRILLKSDVSWAELSLAETRRYEIPGLVIQAEPKRDYVYPGLASHVLGYLGEINKDELDQDGFSGTFVGEYIGKSGIEKAAETYLRGRKGGRHIEVDAAGRETTALTQVDALPGDNVYLSLDMDRHRAIEEQLQDKVGAVVAMDPVTGEVLGMASSPGFDQNIFVQGISTETWKAIRDNRFNPLQNRAMQGQYSPGSIYKIVTALAALSEGVITPNTLLDCHGSYKLGNREYHCWKTWGHGRVDLKRAITESCDIFFYQVGQRLGVDVIARYAKEFGLSEKTGIVIEPEREGLIPTSGWKLKRFGIPWQKGETLSAAIGQSFNLVTPLQSAILISTVANGGSVPVPALIRRIETAQGRLVSSFEPAIRKVTSVNAAHMDLLRKILEQVVSDPSGTGKKASVENLSVAGKTGTVQIVALKDPKRRMKTEDVPYEFRDHAWFVCFAPVENPRIALSVLVEHGGHAGAVAAPIAKHILETWLRIYGPEDRQEHFAGADTRFIE